From Onychostoma macrolepis isolate SWU-2019 chromosome 05, ASM1243209v1, whole genome shotgun sequence, one genomic window encodes:
- the LOC131541196 gene encoding cyclin-O, translating to MSALSDSGFEEDLHTSAAAASSVELTSDQQECDYEESCFIIQRHNELQFLAQDCLARQPQITAEARSKLVSWLIAVHRQLKLSFESCCLAVNIMDRFLITTSVAADCFQLLGVTSLLIATKQVEVYSPRITQLLSLCCNSFSREQLCNLECLILLRLNFRLAAPTLAFFLDYFTSRTTGYQTDGAMDKMVTTQDRNVWKEPEKKWKWLACKVCELSLADYTFNKYMPSVIVLCAMKVAKDLLKMHSVQPTDNNAGSSQTLESFCFQEYPTFEAQFLFQQCTEDLKLLVSLNQDAVQDFISL from the exons ATGTCTGCGCTGAGTGACTCTGGCTTTGAGGAAGATCTTCACACTTCTGCAGCAGCGGCTTCAAGCGTCGAACTGACCTCAGACCAGCAGGAGTGTGATTATGAAGAGAGCTGCTTCATCATCCAGAGACACAATGAACTGCAGTTTCTAGCGCAGGACTGCCTCGCGCGACAACCGCAG ATTACAGCAGAGGCTCGCAGTAAACTGGTCAGCTGGCTCATAGCGGTACACAGACAGCTCAAACTGTCTTTCGAATCATGCTGCTTGGCTGTTAATATCATGGACCGTTTCCTGATCACAACCTCAGTAGCTGCAGACTGTTTCCAATTACTGGGAGTGACATCTCTGCTGATCGCCACAAAACAG GTTGAAGTGTATTCGCCTCGCATCACACAGCTTCTGTCGCTTTGCTGCAATTCTTTTTCCAGAGAGCAGCTGTGCAATCTCGAATGCCTGATCCTTCTCAGACTCAATTTCAGACTGGCTGCACCTACCCTTGCTTTCTTTCTGGACTATTTCACCAGTCGCACTACTGGATATCAGACTGATGGAGCCATGGATAAGATGGTCACTACGCAGGACAGAAATGTATGGAAGGAGCCTGAGAAGAAGTGGAAATGGTTGGCATGCAAAGTCTGTGAACTGAGTTTGGCTGACTACACATTTAACAAGTATATGCCGTCTGTGATTGTGCTGTGTGCTATGAAAGTGGCAAAAGATCTGCTGAAGATGCATTCAGTGCAGCCCACAGACAACAACGCTGGCTCATCACAGACATTGGAGTCTTTCTGTTTTCAAGAGTACCCAACATTTGAAGCTCAGTTTTTGTTTCAGCAATGCACAGAAGATCTGAAATTGTTGGTCTCTCTTAATCAAGACGCAGTCCAGGACTTCATATCAttataa